GCCGAATATGTTCACGCAGGCGAGCGTGAGCGCGATGAAGCCGAGCCAGCGCGCCCAGCCCGCGCCCGTATCGGCGACGCTCGCTTCCTCGACGCCCACGGAGAGCAGCGCGCCGACGACGATGACCGACGAGATGGCGTTGGTCACGGACATGAGCGGCGTATGCAGCGCCGGCGTCACCGACCAGACGACGTAATAGCCGACGAAAACCGCGAGAACGAAAATGGCGAGGCGGAAGACGATCGGATCGATCGCGCCGCCGCCGAGCCCGTGCGAGGCGGCGGCCGCCGCCGTTTGCGCGATCTGGTCCGAATATTGCTGCGCCTGATCTGCGAGATGCCGGGCGGCCTCCGCCGCCGCCCGCGCCTTATCGAGCAATTGCTGCGTAG
The nucleotide sequence above comes from Methylocystis parvus OBBP. Encoded proteins:
- a CDS encoding NAD(P) transhydrogenase subunit alpha: MTDSTQQLLDKARAAAEAARHLADQAQQYSDQIAQTAAAAASHGLGGGAIDPIVFRLAIFVLAVFVGYYVVWSVTPALHTPLMSVTNAISSVIVVGALLSVGVEEASVADTGAGWARWLGFIALTLACVNIFGGFLVTERMLSMYKKKG